The following proteins are encoded in a genomic region of Methylobacterium tardum:
- a CDS encoding carotenoid 1,2-hydratase, with protein sequence MSDDGRQGLTIIAFIGSVFSPYYAWSAEKDPFAHCAMNVVLYGDRSRFAMTERRAASLDRGPDHIAIGPSAMTWDGTALTVRIDERGAPLPHRLRGSIRLEPRGFTEGPFHLDRAGRHRWWPMAPSSRVEVAFEQPDLRWCGSGYFDTNDGDEPLEAAFSRWTWCRAELPDGAAILYDVHHRQGGGQNLSLRFATDGSRREIRPPAPAALPATKLWRMARETRSDDGRSRVLTTFEDTPFYARSLLALTLGGEPVRAMHESLSLDRFRNPLVRLMLPFRMPRPLPR encoded by the coding sequence GTGAGCGACGACGGCCGGCAGGGCCTGACGATCATCGCGTTCATCGGCAGCGTGTTCTCACCCTACTACGCCTGGAGCGCCGAGAAGGACCCTTTCGCGCATTGCGCGATGAACGTGGTCCTGTACGGCGACCGGAGCCGCTTCGCCATGACCGAGCGCCGCGCCGCCAGCCTCGATCGCGGCCCGGATCACATCGCGATCGGGCCGAGCGCGATGACCTGGGACGGCACGGCGCTGACGGTCCGGATCGACGAGCGCGGCGCGCCGCTGCCCCACAGGCTGCGCGGCTCAATTCGGCTGGAGCCGCGTGGCTTCACGGAAGGACCGTTCCACCTCGACCGGGCTGGCCGCCACCGCTGGTGGCCGATGGCACCGTCGTCCCGCGTCGAAGTCGCCTTCGAGCAGCCGGACCTTCGCTGGTGCGGGAGCGGCTACTTCGACACCAATGACGGCGACGAGCCCCTGGAGGCGGCCTTCTCGCGGTGGACGTGGTGCCGGGCCGAGCTGCCGGACGGCGCCGCCATCCTGTATGACGTCCACCACCGTCAGGGCGGCGGTCAGAACCTGTCGCTGCGCTTCGCCACCGACGGCAGCCGCCGCGAGATCCGCCCGCCCGCACCCGCGGCCCTGCCGGCCACCAAGCTCTGGCGGATGGCGCGGGAGACCCGCAGCGACGACGGTCGCTCGCGAGTGCTCACGACCTTCGAGGACACACCGTTCTACGCGCGCTCGCTGCTGGCCTTGACGCTCGGCGGCGAGCCGGTGCGGGCGATGCACGAGAGCCTGTCGCTGGACCGGTTCCGCAACCCGCTGGTCCGGCTGATGCTGCCGTTCCGGATGCCACGGCCGCTGCCGCGTTAG